One segment of Polyangiaceae bacterium DNA contains the following:
- a CDS encoding MarR family transcriptional regulator, translating into MTPAKLGPVEAARKTLLEGVGKEVAASFPGITRLGGQIVAALYLADGPRSMDELAEELGRSKSNIFTNLRALENAEIVTRSREPGARHDRFALRGAYPDVVIGAYVTRLRRVVVDKRALVVRSLALLGDARGPEADRLRTLLDDLGRKYRLFGEIFDTVLPAGEGPLDLEALLNKVPKQLLTTLSGLVRSAVDLRAKLKNDPG; encoded by the coding sequence ATGACGCCGGCGAAGCTCGGACCCGTGGAAGCCGCGCGCAAGACACTGTTGGAGGGTGTCGGCAAAGAAGTCGCGGCGTCCTTTCCCGGGATCACGCGTCTGGGAGGACAAATCGTGGCAGCGCTCTACCTGGCCGACGGTCCGCGCAGCATGGATGAATTGGCAGAAGAGCTGGGGCGCTCGAAGAGCAACATCTTCACCAATCTCCGCGCGCTGGAGAATGCCGAGATCGTCACTCGCTCGCGCGAGCCGGGAGCGCGGCACGATCGCTTCGCCCTGCGTGGCGCGTACCCCGACGTGGTCATCGGCGCCTACGTGACGCGATTGCGTCGGGTCGTCGTGGACAAGCGCGCGCTGGTGGTGCGCAGCCTGGCGCTGCTCGGCGACGCCCGCGGTCCCGAGGCGGACCGCCTGCGCACGCTGCTCGACGACCTGGGTCGCAAGTATCGTCTGTTCGGTGAGATCTTCGACACGGTGCTGCCCGCGGGCGAGGGCCCCCTCGACCTCGAAGCGCTCCTCAACAAGGTGCCCAAGCAGCTGCTCACCACCCTGAGCGGCCTCGTCCGCTCCGCCGTCGACCTCCGCGCCAAGCTCAAAAACGACCCAGGTTGA
- a CDS encoding FHA domain-containing protein, translating to MVEAALELGIVCGGCDGYCPMGKPACPRCGRPLALSGAPKLSVPPAEELSDPEETTIAYDPNERKPRESSAAPPVGRSKSAEIDRVSRGTVPAERRIAGPPGVSEEELMEQARNYVCESCMTPVPSGHKFCGRCGTPVPEYILHLQTKFFSDLQDPAKARLVLIRAQDMEGVSFHLNADQHIIGREGDLDGFGDDPFISPRHANFLYRSDKLVVRDEGSANGVYIRIRGGVEISPGDSFIAGEQLFRLDPTPKASDGADAQGTMFYSSPKYPSAFRVHQVLEGGALGMTVCARENALHIGREDGDLNFPGDVYMSAKHCSVEENDGKFTLTDHDSRNGTYVRIKADRELLHGDYLFLGKKLLRVELTAN from the coding sequence ATGGTCGAGGCCGCGCTGGAGCTCGGGATCGTCTGCGGCGGCTGTGATGGCTACTGCCCAATGGGCAAGCCTGCGTGCCCGCGCTGCGGTCGTCCGCTGGCCCTGTCCGGCGCGCCCAAGCTCAGCGTTCCGCCTGCCGAGGAGCTGTCGGACCCCGAAGAGACCACCATCGCCTACGACCCGAATGAGCGGAAACCCAGGGAATCTTCCGCTGCTCCGCCAGTGGGGCGTTCCAAATCGGCGGAAATTGATCGAGTCTCGAGGGGAACGGTCCCCGCAGAAAGAAGGATCGCGGGCCCTCCAGGGGTCAGCGAGGAGGAGTTGATGGAACAAGCCAGGAACTACGTTTGCGAGTCATGCATGACGCCCGTCCCCAGTGGACACAAGTTCTGCGGGCGCTGTGGCACGCCAGTTCCCGAGTACATCCTGCATCTGCAGACCAAGTTCTTCAGTGACTTGCAGGATCCCGCCAAGGCCCGCTTGGTGCTGATTCGCGCGCAGGACATGGAGGGCGTCAGCTTCCACCTCAACGCGGACCAGCACATCATCGGTCGCGAGGGAGACTTGGACGGCTTCGGAGATGACCCCTTCATCTCGCCTCGCCACGCCAACTTCCTCTATCGCAGCGACAAGCTCGTCGTGCGCGACGAGGGATCGGCAAACGGCGTGTACATCCGCATCCGCGGCGGCGTGGAGATCTCGCCTGGAGATTCCTTCATCGCTGGCGAGCAGCTGTTCCGCCTGGATCCGACGCCCAAAGCCAGCGACGGTGCTGACGCTCAGGGCACGATGTTCTACTCGTCGCCCAAGTACCCGAGCGCCTTCCGCGTGCATCAGGTGCTCGAGGGCGGCGCCCTGGGAATGACGGTCTGCGCGCGGGAAAACGCGCTGCACATCGGCCGCGAGGACGGCGACCTGAATTTCCCGGGCGACGTGTACATGTCCGCCAAGCACTGCTCGGTGGAAGAGAACGACGGCAAGTTCACCCTGACGGACCACGACAGCCGCAACGGCACCTACGTCCGCATCAAGGCGGACCGCGAGTTGCTCCACGGCGACTACCTGTTCCTGGGCAAGAAGCTGCTGCGCGTCGAACTCACGGCGAACTGA
- the lepB gene encoding signal peptidase I has protein sequence MRKFARFLLWTAIVLGAIVGLARAVALRWWRVPVNDPYLEAAIAPTLRGGDLLILWRLTKPEFGDLVVCPEPNMPHRVVVGRIVAQGGDHIEVEGQTLKVNERASSTEEACIPPKFSVRHPTTSSEIEQQCQMESLAGHLHMRGSTVQHGMMPRTVDSRVDSGKVFLLSDNRLLPYDSRDFGQVEAKTCTETVIFRLVGVKGFFDVATRFTLIR, from the coding sequence GTGCGCAAGTTCGCTCGCTTCCTGCTCTGGACCGCCATCGTCCTGGGGGCCATCGTGGGCCTGGCGCGAGCCGTTGCCCTGCGTTGGTGGCGCGTGCCGGTGAACGATCCCTATCTGGAGGCGGCGATCGCCCCGACCCTTCGCGGCGGCGATCTGCTGATTCTGTGGCGGCTGACGAAGCCCGAGTTCGGGGATCTCGTGGTCTGTCCCGAGCCCAACATGCCGCATCGGGTGGTGGTCGGGCGCATCGTCGCCCAAGGCGGCGACCACATCGAGGTCGAGGGTCAAACCCTGAAAGTGAACGAACGCGCAAGCTCCACCGAGGAAGCTTGCATTCCCCCCAAGTTCAGCGTGCGCCACCCGACCACCAGCTCCGAGATCGAGCAGCAGTGCCAGATGGAGTCGCTAGCTGGACATCTGCACATGCGTGGTTCGACGGTGCAGCACGGCATGATGCCGCGAACCGTGGACAGCCGTGTCGACAGTGGAAAGGTGTTCTTGCTCAGCGACAATCGCTTGTTGCCCTACGACTCCCGGGATTTCGGCCAGGTCGAGGCCAAGACCTGCACGGAAACGGTGATCTTCCGCCTGGTAGGCGTGAAGGGCTTCTTCGACGTCGCCACCCGCTTCACCCTCATTCGCTGA
- a CDS encoding class I SAM-dependent methyltransferase, translating to MTDRPRVAFDEEHAANYDKNFEKLAAFKDALHILTRAALSDLPDGARVLCVGAGTGAELLYLAEAFPSWTFTALDLAAPMLDVCRRRVEQAGIGERCTFHVGPIASLREPEPFDVATSFLVSQFVLDRGERAAFFKEIARRLRKGGRLVSADLVGKVDAAPSDLLDIWLRVMQYNGATPEKLEGLLEAFRTAVAIVPEANVMQLIEGAGFETPTRIFQVGMIHAWHTCLAR from the coding sequence ATGACCGATCGTCCCAGGGTTGCTTTCGACGAAGAGCATGCTGCGAACTACGACAAGAACTTCGAGAAGCTCGCGGCGTTCAAGGATGCGCTGCACATCCTGACGCGCGCCGCACTGAGCGACCTGCCGGATGGTGCGCGAGTGCTGTGTGTGGGGGCCGGAACGGGCGCCGAGTTGCTGTACTTGGCGGAGGCGTTTCCCAGCTGGACCTTCACGGCGCTGGACTTGGCGGCGCCAATGCTCGACGTGTGCCGACGGCGCGTCGAGCAGGCGGGGATCGGCGAGCGCTGCACATTTCACGTGGGTCCAATTGCGTCTCTGAGGGAACCAGAGCCGTTCGATGTGGCGACTTCGTTCTTGGTCTCCCAGTTCGTCCTGGACCGAGGCGAACGGGCAGCGTTCTTCAAGGAGATCGCGCGGCGCCTGCGCAAAGGCGGGCGGCTCGTGTCGGCGGACCTGGTCGGAAAGGTCGACGCCGCACCCTCGGACCTGCTCGACATCTGGCTGCGGGTCATGCAGTACAATGGCGCGACGCCGGAAAAGCTCGAGGGGTTGCTCGAGGCCTTTCGAACCGCCGTGGCCATCGTGCCCGAAGCCAACGTGATGCAACTCATCGAAGGCGCAGGCTTCGAGACACCCACCCGCATCTTCCAGGTCGGAATGATCCACGCCTGGCACACGTGCCTCGCGCGGTGA